In the genome of Cryptomeria japonica chromosome 8, Sugi_1.0, whole genome shotgun sequence, one region contains:
- the LOC131071297 gene encoding receptor-like protein EIX2, protein MDPLSFKISVGSAFLLICIIIHFPFSTACLQDERSYLLDFKGGLNLSSASTLSSWRGFNCCEWAGVACDYHTSHVIRLDLSNVFHEDGWDRRRQLRPSLFDLQHLQHLDLSSGYFSGISIPFQLFKLQKLTFLSLSKGGFCGEVPLELGNMSSLCHLDISYNYLEDCELKSSKFDVWVRNLRSLEFLRMAGVNLTMASEQWGEALNGLTNLTQIHLSYCFLSGKIPDLSNLTHLSHLDMSSNSFPFELPSWFENVTSLVSLDLSYCGLNGSIPSNFMARSRMSNLVLGHNNDLKGNLSFILSHSTSLVVLSLPWCNLGALVPSISNFSKLETMDLSYNNLDGSISSFLGNFSSLKRINLDRNNLEGTIPSSLGSCLSLKYMYLSYNRLSGPIPQSLSQIPTLRMLALDHNQLSGTIPDSVSNLTSLEEMLISSNRLTGNFSLQLLENVTCIEILNLSENELLVNIPKSWVPQFSRLLFLGLGSCNIEGDLPAFLSQQFLLELLDLPDNKIVGNLPLWLWDLPNLQYLNLSNNQLEGCCLPRKVSHNFTMVDLHGNRLYGSLPALDFVSDILDISDNEFNGSIPARVGTSYSLSLSGNNLTGQIPSSICSGPYSLDVLDLSKNKLIGMIPANIGRCSGLSVLKLAQNILQGKIPKELGNLTALHTLNLNGNKLQGIIPSFIANCKHLQVFDLGNNKFEGNIPVWVNDLTDLRILSLGSNKFIDRIPPQLFRMQNLQIIDLSGNQLSGSIPPDVTKLYAMLNNSQSFDVQHYEDHCSSYFTASNCEFNFADEVTVWIKGREASYEKIIKAHKFMDLSRNQLSGNIPPELGLLKGLISLNISKNNLSGSIPESLGAMAYLESLDLSKNILSGKIPSQLLNLTFLAVLNLSDNMLFGLIPQGKQFSTFEASSFLGNPNLYGPQLENMTLPSGLDGRENHNNTVARDGDGDVMDQWWAVGLGLSYGLGFATVIAVLCFHMKWRYICFSHMDSFIYYLLER, encoded by the coding sequence ATGGATCCACTTTCATTTAAGATATCTGTGGGCTCTGCATTTTTGTTGATTTGCATAATAATTCATTTTCCATTTTCAACAGCATGTTTACAAGATGAAAGAAGTTACTTGCTGGATTTCAAGGGTGGCCTTAATTTATCCTCAGCAAGTACATTATCGTCTTGGCGGGGATTCAACTGTTGTGAGTGGGCGGGTGTTGCCTGTGACTATCATACATCCCATGTCATTCGCCTTGATTTAAGTAATGTCTTTCATGAAGATGGTTGGGACAGGAGGAGACAGCTTCGTCCATCTCTGTTTGATCTGCAGCATCTACAGCACTTGGATCTCAGCTCCGGTTACTTTTCAGGTATTTCTATTCCTTTCCAGTTGTTCAAATTGCAGAAACTCACATTTCTCAGCTTGTCAAAAGGTGGATTTTGTGGTGAAGTCCCTCTGGAGTTGGGAAATATGTCAAGCTTGTGTCATTTGGATATTTCATATAATTACTTGGAAGATTGTGAGTTGAAAAGTAGTAAGTTTGATGTATGGGTGAGAAATCTAAGAAGCCTGGAATTCTTACGAATGGCTGGAGTGAACCTGACAATGGCGTCTGAGCAGTGGGGTGAGGCCCTCAACGGTCTTACCAATCTTACCCAGATTCACTTGTCTTACTGTTTTCTCTCAGGTAAGATTCCAGATCTCTCAAACCTCACCCATTTATCACATCTGGATATGTCAAGCAATTCATTCCCGTTTGAGCTACCCTCTTGGTTTGAGAATGTAACTTCATTGGTTTCACTTGATCTCTCCTACTGTGGTCTAAATGGTTCCATCCCTTCCAATTTCATGGCCCGCTCAAGAATGAGCAATCTTGTGCTCGGTCATAATAATGACCTGAAAGGAAACCTTTCTTTCATTCTAAGCCATTCTACCTCACTGGTCGTGTTATCTCTTCCTTGGTGCAATTTAGGAGCATTAGTCCCCTctatttcaaatttttcaaaacttGAGACAATGGATCTATCCTATAACAATTTGGATGGAAGTATATCATCCTTTCTTGGCAACTTTTCGTCCCTTAAGAGAATAAATCTAGACAGAAACAATTTGGAGGGTACCATACCATCCTCTTTAGGCAGTTGTTTGTCCCTTAAATATATGTACCTTAGTTACAACCGGTTAAGTGGCCCTATTCCTCAGTCTCTGTCTCAGATTCCAACATTACGTATGCTCGCTCTAGACCATAACCAACTGTCAGGAACAATTCCAGATTCCGTTTCAAATCTGACTAGTCTAGAGGAGATGCTAATTTCTTCCAACCGATTAACAGGCAATTTTTCTCTTCAGCTACTTGAAAACGTGACTTGCATTGAAATCTTAAACCTTTCCGAAAATGAGCTTCTCGTTAACATACCGAAAAGTTGGGTTCCTCAGTTTTCCCGCCTGTTGTTCCTTGGATTGGGGTCTTGCAATATAGAAGGCGACTTACCTGCTTTTTTGTCCCAGCAATTTCTGTTGGAACTGCTAGATCTTCCAGATAACAAGATTGTGGGAAATCTTCCTTTGTGGCTGTGGGATCTTCCTAATCTTCAGTATCTCAATCTTTCAAACAATCAACTGGAAGGTTGTTGTCTACCCCGCAAAGTATCTCATAATTTTACAATGGTGGACTTGCATGGGAATAGATTATATGGCTCTCTTCCTGCTCTTGATTTTGTTTCAGATATATTAGATATATCAGATAATGAGTTTAATGGCTCTATTCCTGCAAGAGTTGGCACATCATACTCTCTATCATTGTCGGGGAATAATCTAACTGGACAAATTCCAAGTTCTATATGCTCCGGTCCATATTCTCTTGATGTTTTGGACTTGTCCAAAAACAAGTTAATTGGTATGATTCCTGCAAACATTGGGAGGTGTTCTGGACTATCAGTTTTAAAATTAGCTCAAAATATTTTGCAAGGGAAGATTCCAAAGGAGTTGGGAAACCTGACGGCTCTCCACACATTGAATCTCAATGGAAACAAGTTGCAAGGTATTATTCCTTCATTCATTGCAAATTGCAAGCATCTCCAAGTATTTGATTTGGGAAATAACAAATTTGAAGGCAACATTCCTGTTTGGGTAAATGATCTGACAGATTTGAGAATTCTCAGCTTAGGTTCTAATAAGTTTATTGATAGAATTCCCCCTCAGCTGTTCAGGATGCAAAATCTTCAAATTATAGATTTATCTGGTAATCAATTATCAGGAAGCATTCCTCCAGATGTTACCAAGTTATATGCTATGCTCAATAATTCACAAAGTTTTGATGTGCAACATTACGAAGATCATTGCAGTTCTTATTTTACAGCCTCAAATTGTGAATTCAACTTTGCCGATGAAGTAACTGTTTGGATAAAAGGAAGGGAAGCTTCATATGAAAAGATAATCAAAGCACATAAGTTCATGGATCTATCGCGTAATCAGTTGTCAGGCAATATTCCTCCAGAATTGGGACTCCTTAAGGGTTTGATTTCTCtcaacatatcaaaaaataatTTGAGTGGCTCAATTCCAGAATCCTTAGGAGCCATGGCTTACTTGGAATCTTTGGATCTATCAAAAAACATTTTGTCAGGAAAAATTCCTTCCCAACTCTTAAATCTCACATTCCTTGCTGTGTTAAATCTTTCAGACAACATGCTTTTTGGGTTAATTCCACAGGGGAAGCAATTTTCAACttttgaagcttcttcttttctaggaaaTCCCAATCTCTATGGACCTCAACTTGAAAACATGACATTGCCTTCTGGTTTGGATGGTAGAGAGAATCACAATAATACAGTTgctagagatggagatggagatgtaaTGGATCAATGGTGGGCAGTGGGACTGGGGTTAAGTTACGGATTGGGATTTGCTACTGTGATTGCAGTGTTGTGCTTCCACATGAAATGGAGATACATATGCTTTTCTCACATGGACAGTTTTATTTATTATCTTCTAGAACGATGA